A genomic region of Chitinimonas arctica contains the following coding sequences:
- a CDS encoding type II toxin-antitoxin system Phd/YefM family antitoxin, which yields MTAKAGKPTAKPVSVQAGKPVRKPGALKGKIRIAEDFDTPLSDNLLAIFEGWPKSFNS from the coding sequence ATGACTGCAAAAGCAGGTAAACCTACTGCTAAACCTGTCTCGGTGCAGGCTGGAAAACCTGTCAGGAAGCCTGGTGCCCTGAAAGGAAAAATCCGAATTGCCGAAGATTTCGACACGCCTTTGTCCGACAACCTTTTGGCTATATTCGAGGGGTGGCCGAAATCATTTAATTCCTAG
- a CDS encoding IS630 family transposase: MTRTGRPIKKLELSEEQRRELNARLALRKAPADEKLRIQIVLSCADGEGGKEIAKRLDTTAQTVSRWRRRYESYGLAGLTDAPRSGRPRTVLDEHVQAVIDRVRNSKPTDATHWSVRTMSKATGVSASTVQRIWHAFGLKPHRLETFKFSTDPNFVDKVRDVVGLYLAPPDRALVLCVDEKSQIQALDRTQPSLPLTFGKAETRTHDYKRHGTTSLFAALDVATGKVIGQLKRRHRSVEFLQFLNTIDASVPADLDIHLIMDNYGTHKTEKVRAWFASRPRYHLHFTPTSASWLNLVERFFSQISEKWIKRSAHSSVADLEQSIRHYLDIHNTNPKPFVWRKSADSILEAIARAGKVIN, translated from the coding sequence ATGACCAGAACGGGCCGCCCGATCAAGAAGCTGGAACTATCCGAAGAGCAGCGCAGAGAGCTGAATGCACGTTTGGCGCTGCGCAAGGCGCCGGCCGATGAGAAGCTACGAATTCAGATTGTGCTCAGTTGTGCTGACGGCGAAGGAGGCAAAGAGATCGCGAAGCGGCTGGATACCACTGCGCAGACCGTCTCAAGGTGGCGTCGTCGGTACGAGTCGTATGGTCTGGCAGGGCTGACCGATGCACCGAGGTCGGGGCGGCCTCGCACGGTGCTAGACGAACACGTTCAGGCGGTGATTGATCGTGTCCGGAACAGTAAGCCTACTGACGCGACGCACTGGAGCGTGCGCACGATGAGCAAGGCAACAGGCGTGTCGGCGTCCACAGTGCAGCGCATTTGGCACGCGTTCGGGCTCAAGCCCCATCGGCTGGAGACGTTCAAGTTTTCCACCGATCCGAATTTTGTCGATAAGGTCCGCGATGTGGTGGGCTTGTACCTCGCCCCGCCGGATCGTGCCTTGGTGCTCTGCGTGGATGAGAAGAGCCAGATTCAGGCACTGGATAGAACGCAGCCTTCACTTCCGCTTACGTTCGGCAAAGCAGAAACCCGGACACACGATTACAAGCGGCACGGGACGACTTCGCTGTTCGCAGCTCTGGATGTGGCCACTGGCAAGGTCATTGGCCAACTCAAACGTCGCCACCGGAGCGTCGAATTTCTGCAGTTCCTCAATACCATCGACGCAAGCGTACCGGCAGACCTGGATATCCACCTGATCATGGACAATTACGGGACGCACAAGACGGAGAAGGTGCGTGCCTGGTTCGCCAGCAGGCCACGCTACCATCTGCACTTCACGCCAACTTCGGCCTCCTGGCTCAACCTTGTGGAGCGTTTTTTCTCACAAATCAGTGAGAAGTGGATCAAGCGTAGTGCCCACAGCAGCGTCGCCGATCTAGAGCAGTCAATCCGCCACTACTTGGACATCCACAACACCAACCCGAAGCCCTTTGTATGGCGCAAAAGCGCAGATTCAATCCTTGAGGCCATTGCTCGTGCAGGCAAAGTTATTAATTAA
- a CDS encoding oxidoreductase, with product MSKTWFITGAGRGIGAEIARAVLANGDQLVATGRNRAQLDKVFAEFGGQTLALELDVTQADQAHAAVAAALDRFGRIDVLVNNAGYGQLGLFEEVDADAIERQFATNVFGTMHVCRAVLPVMRRQRSGRVFNFSSMGGVLGFAGASIYCASKFAVEGYSESLAAELAPFGIHLTLVEPGFVRTDFLDASSVRYGSHAIADYAQASANIRTTFDRYNHHQPGDPAKLAAALLKLAEEAEPPLRFVAGADAVEAILGSLAQQREEVERWLAFAAI from the coding sequence ATGAGCAAGACCTGGTTCATTACCGGTGCCGGACGCGGCATCGGCGCCGAAATCGCCCGGGCCGTCCTGGCCAATGGCGACCAACTGGTCGCTACCGGTCGCAATCGCGCCCAACTCGACAAGGTTTTCGCCGAATTCGGCGGGCAGACCCTGGCATTGGAACTGGACGTTACCCAGGCGGACCAGGCACACGCCGCCGTGGCGGCTGCCCTTGATCGCTTCGGGCGCATCGATGTGCTGGTGAACAATGCCGGCTACGGCCAACTGGGCTTGTTCGAGGAAGTCGATGCCGACGCGATCGAGCGGCAGTTCGCCACCAATGTTTTCGGCACGATGCATGTCTGCCGCGCGGTATTGCCGGTCATGCGGCGGCAACGTAGCGGCCGGGTGTTCAACTTCTCCTCGATGGGCGGCGTGCTGGGCTTTGCGGGCGCCTCGATCTACTGCGCCAGCAAGTTCGCCGTGGAGGGCTATAGCGAATCGCTGGCAGCCGAATTGGCGCCCTTCGGTATCCACCTCACCTTGGTCGAACCGGGCTTTGTCCGTACCGATTTTCTGGATGCCAGTTCGGTGCGTTACGGCAGCCACGCGATCGCGGACTATGCCCAGGCATCCGCCAATATTCGCACTACCTTCGACCGCTACAACCACCACCAACCCGGCGATCCTGCCAAATTGGCGGCAGCCCTGCTGAAATTGGCGGAGGAAGCCGAACCGCCGCTGCGCTTCGTGGCTGGGGCGGATGCGGTCGAAGCCATCTTGGGGAGTTTGGCGCAGCAGCGGGAGGAAGTGGAGCGGTGGCTAGCCTTTGCGGCAATATGA
- a CDS encoding AraC family transcriptional regulator, with translation MASPPTTPVDIQQCMRGLIARLAPTEGYTLTALDGVRLLRMNRSLARMPVLYEPGICFICQGSKRGFLAGEVYRYDAHHYLVLSVPMPFASEADASPEAPLLGIALSIDPAQVAELALVLDEQAYVGDALPKPMLSTPLDERMGQTLLRLLEALASPLEAKILGPAILREIYFHVLTGQQGGVLRAALAQGGHFGRIAKALRRIHADYHGRLDVGSLARDAGMSVSAFHAHFRQVTSSTPIQYLKATRLHQARLLMIRSGMTAAAASAKVGYESTSQFSREFKRLFGRSPGAEAVQMKQALALSAAPRAV, from the coding sequence ATGGCCTCCCCACCCACCACGCCGGTCGATATCCAGCAATGTATGAGGGGCTTGATCGCGCGGCTGGCTCCCACCGAGGGGTATACCTTGACCGCCTTGGACGGCGTGCGCCTGCTGCGGATGAACCGGTCACTGGCGCGTATGCCGGTGCTGTATGAGCCGGGTATCTGTTTTATCTGCCAGGGGAGCAAGCGCGGCTTTCTCGCGGGTGAGGTCTACCGCTACGATGCGCACCACTACCTGGTGCTGTCGGTGCCCATGCCCTTCGCCAGCGAGGCGGATGCCAGCCCGGAAGCGCCACTGCTGGGCATCGCCCTTTCCATCGATCCGGCCCAGGTGGCCGAACTGGCCCTGGTATTGGATGAGCAGGCCTATGTGGGCGACGCGCTACCGAAGCCGATGCTGTCGACACCGCTGGACGAGCGGATGGGCCAGACCTTGCTGAGGCTATTGGAAGCCCTTGCTTCGCCCCTGGAGGCGAAGATCCTCGGGCCGGCCATCCTGCGCGAGATCTACTTCCATGTCCTGACCGGCCAACAGGGCGGCGTCTTGCGCGCCGCCCTGGCGCAGGGCGGCCATTTCGGGCGGATCGCCAAGGCCCTGCGGCGCATCCATGCCGACTACCACGGTCGCCTGGATGTCGGCAGCCTGGCCCGTGATGCCGGCATGAGCGTGTCGGCTTTCCATGCCCATTTCCGCCAGGTGACCAGCAGCACGCCTATCCAGTACCTGAAGGCGACCCGCCTGCACCAGGCCAGGCTATTGATGATACGGAGCGGGATGACCGCAGCGGCGGCCTCGGCAAAAGTGGGCTACGAAAGCACCTCGCAGTTCAGCCGCGAGTTCAAGCGCCTGTTCGGTCGCAGTCCCGGGGCCGAAGCGGTGCAGATGAAGCAGGCCCTGGCATTAAGCGCAGCGCCTCGGGCGGTTTAA
- a CDS encoding substrate-binding periplasmic protein, translating to MRTPRLLTATLLACFHVAALADDKTFTVGVEDYPNFLPYSAYQDNIYSGLGKDILDAFAKQHGYTFKYEVYPLKRRDRLFTQGKLDFAFPDNPNWVADLKKNLKISYAPMLEFTDGVLVRPENKGKGLARLKILGVPLGFTPYPYQQLMSTGSMRLEETLQYDSLYQKLVADRVDGAYMNTRIARYYWSQIKKYEQAPVVYDPDLPHASGFWCFSSSKHPAIIEKFKQFLLNNKGKIDELKSSYQFKSSDDNN from the coding sequence ATGCGCACGCCACGACTTTTGACCGCCACCCTGCTGGCCTGCTTCCATGTCGCGGCCTTGGCGGATGACAAGACGTTCACGGTAGGCGTGGAGGACTACCCCAATTTCCTTCCCTATTCCGCCTACCAGGACAATATCTACAGCGGCTTGGGCAAGGATATCCTGGATGCCTTTGCGAAACAGCATGGCTATACCTTCAAGTACGAGGTCTATCCGCTGAAGCGGCGCGACCGGCTTTTTACCCAGGGCAAGCTGGATTTCGCCTTTCCGGACAATCCCAATTGGGTGGCGGACCTGAAGAAGAACCTGAAGATCAGCTATGCGCCCATGCTGGAGTTCACCGATGGGGTACTGGTCCGGCCGGAGAACAAGGGCAAAGGCCTCGCGCGCTTGAAGATCCTGGGCGTGCCCTTGGGATTCACGCCCTATCCGTACCAGCAATTGATGAGCACCGGCTCGATGCGCCTGGAAGAAACGCTGCAATACGATTCGCTCTATCAAAAGCTGGTGGCGGACCGCGTGGATGGCGCCTACATGAATACGCGGATCGCCCGCTACTATTGGTCGCAGATCAAGAAATACGAGCAAGCGCCGGTCGTCTATGACCCGGACCTGCCGCATGCCTCGGGGTTTTGGTGCTTCTCGTCGAGCAAGCATCCGGCCATCATCGAGAAATTCAAACAATTCCTGCTGAACAATAAAGGCAAGATCGACGAGCTTAAAAGTAGCTATCAATTCAAATCTTCGGACGACAATAATTAA
- a CDS encoding sensor histidine kinase yields MAWLASFRLRLLFRSAFLLLALATLAMAVYVLQEEKQRSYDNYQSGFGKTKEQIAAKLRHPTGQLALLNPPGPGGPVTPLHPVLLPYSAIDFDDQTKVRNAVEMAGCLVQYKHYGSLCVAIGNNPWAGGFIYAAGTFASTTLLAHRIGDEWLDSAHRLRVEVALRGQTYRWIAPFEPLTVQGNPRREGIRGRLTGYVDIGGRDYTGERPVKEFRGWVWQSGQCLDKDEPENADCERRSFFSLRLPVEVLRDALFQKAKPVWPPADLDQIKVRVEVLPAGDGAALFDSNAAGAIAPFSLADLRPLLLPGETLLIGKAAGTGSAEILRLSGSDSAAGEISSPLLTRLIRYLPVERYEAPIALSDEIATPMGNYTVRLQGDARSVNKRLSAVATRLSWFVGAMLLAIGLAWLIIEIGIIRPIARLTKRAKQLSKTVKTTHGLAEFDLADLRGSDELGILANCLNDLLRRVKEDAEREGIRAEQEKDMWHAVGHEIMSPLQSLLVLHGSEDDPSRRYIDRMQQAIRILYGSASPSEAFQSTTLAVQALDLDEFLRNIAGNAACVGIAGVSYERAPSPVLVRADEYPLEDVVTHVLRNADRYRPPDTLITITLTASETTVSVAIHNVGQAIPDDLIDKIFEYGVSDQAEAGANGSRGQGLFVAKTYMAKMGGTITAHNDEDGVRFVLGLQRAMAG; encoded by the coding sequence ATGGCCTGGCTGGCCTCCTTCCGCCTCAGGCTATTGTTCCGTAGTGCCTTTTTGCTGTTGGCCTTGGCCACCCTCGCCATGGCCGTCTATGTGCTGCAGGAAGAAAAACAGCGTAGCTACGACAACTACCAGTCCGGTTTCGGCAAGACCAAGGAGCAGATCGCCGCCAAACTGCGCCATCCCACCGGACAACTGGCCCTGCTCAATCCGCCCGGCCCGGGCGGTCCGGTCACGCCGCTGCACCCGGTGCTGCTACCCTACTCCGCCATCGATTTCGACGATCAGACCAAGGTCCGCAACGCGGTGGAAATGGCCGGCTGCCTGGTCCAATACAAGCATTACGGCAGCCTCTGCGTCGCCATCGGCAACAATCCCTGGGCCGGTGGCTTTATCTATGCCGCCGGCACCTTCGCCAGCACCACCTTGCTGGCGCACCGCATCGGCGATGAATGGCTGGACAGCGCCCACCGGCTGCGGGTCGAAGTGGCGTTGCGCGGTCAGACCTATCGCTGGATCGCCCCTTTCGAGCCATTGACCGTGCAGGGCAACCCCAGGCGGGAAGGCATCCGGGGCCGGCTGACCGGCTATGTGGATATCGGCGGCCGCGACTACACCGGTGAGCGGCCGGTGAAGGAGTTTCGCGGCTGGGTCTGGCAGAGTGGCCAATGCCTGGACAAGGACGAGCCGGAAAACGCGGACTGCGAGCGACGATCGTTCTTCTCGCTGCGTTTGCCGGTCGAGGTGCTGCGTGATGCCCTGTTCCAAAAGGCAAAGCCGGTATGGCCGCCGGCCGACCTCGACCAGATCAAGGTACGCGTCGAAGTCTTGCCCGCCGGCGACGGCGCGGCCCTGTTCGATAGCAATGCCGCTGGCGCGATCGCGCCGTTTTCACTGGCCGATCTACGCCCTCTGCTGCTGCCCGGTGAAACCTTGCTGATCGGCAAGGCGGCCGGAACAGGCAGCGCCGAGATATTGCGGCTATCCGGCAGCGATAGCGCGGCGGGTGAGATCAGCTCGCCGCTGCTCACCCGGCTGATCCGCTATTTACCGGTGGAGCGCTATGAGGCTCCCATTGCACTGAGTGACGAGATCGCCACGCCGATGGGCAATTACACTGTCCGGTTGCAAGGCGATGCCCGTAGCGTCAACAAGCGGCTGAGCGCGGTCGCAACGCGGCTTTCCTGGTTCGTCGGCGCCATGTTGCTGGCCATCGGCCTGGCCTGGCTGATCATCGAGATCGGCATCATCCGCCCTATCGCCAGGCTGACGAAACGCGCCAAGCAGCTGTCGAAAACGGTCAAGACCACCCACGGCCTGGCCGAATTCGACCTGGCCGACCTGCGCGGCAGCGACGAGCTGGGCATCCTGGCGAACTGCCTCAACGACCTGTTGCGGCGGGTCAAGGAGGATGCCGAGCGCGAAGGTATCCGGGCCGAGCAGGAGAAAGACATGTGGCACGCCGTCGGCCACGAGATCATGTCGCCGCTGCAGTCCTTGCTGGTGCTGCACGGCAGCGAGGACGACCCCAGCCGCCGCTATATCGACCGCATGCAGCAGGCCATCCGCATCCTGTACGGCAGCGCCAGCCCCAGCGAAGCCTTCCAATCGACCACCCTGGCGGTACAGGCACTGGATCTGGATGAATTCCTCCGCAATATTGCCGGCAACGCAGCCTGCGTGGGCATCGCGGGCGTATCGTATGAGCGGGCGCCCAGCCCTGTGCTGGTCAGGGCGGACGAGTACCCATTGGAGGACGTGGTCACCCATGTGCTGCGCAATGCCGACCGCTACCGTCCGCCCGATACGCTGATCACCATTACGCTGACCGCCAGCGAAACCACGGTCAGCGTGGCCATCCACAATGTCGGCCAGGCCATTCCAGACGACCTGATCGACAAGATCTTCGAGTACGGCGTATCCGACCAGGCCGAGGCCGGCGCCAACGGCAGCCGTGGCCAGGGCTTGTTCGTGGCCAAGACCTATATGGCCAAGATGGGTGGCACCATCACCGCCCACAACGATGAGGACGGGGTGCGTTTCGTGCTTGGCCTGCAGCGGGCCATGGCGGGGTAG
- a CDS encoding response regulator transcription factor, whose amino-acid sequence MFKVAIVEDDLPTSQQLKDWILSARPGIQVEQWFTRDDAEAAIAREAYDLVVLDIELGRERHAGVAIINAINKGRRGTPVLVVSAMPATIYRSIMKALDAWDYLQKTTFEESDFIDTFLEILRATRSQDEAETAPPRGDELSIDPLRQSTPLWQGQRVNLPLTAQRILATLYQQRGQVVSYEDLFLVVKSGRNRDNIRKHISTIREAFRELDEDFDRIENIPMRGFRWSDPLAGGRK is encoded by the coding sequence ATGTTTAAAGTCGCCATCGTTGAAGATGATCTTCCCACCAGCCAACAGCTCAAGGACTGGATACTGTCGGCCCGGCCCGGCATCCAGGTGGAACAATGGTTTACCCGCGATGACGCGGAAGCGGCCATCGCCCGCGAAGCCTACGATCTGGTGGTGCTGGATATCGAACTGGGGCGGGAGCGCCATGCCGGCGTGGCCATCATCAATGCCATCAACAAGGGGCGCCGGGGTACGCCGGTGCTGGTGGTGTCGGCCATGCCGGCCACCATCTACCGCAGCATCATGAAGGCATTGGATGCCTGGGATTACCTGCAGAAGACCACCTTCGAAGAGTCGGACTTCATCGATACCTTCCTGGAAATCCTGCGCGCGACCCGCAGCCAGGACGAGGCCGAGACCGCCCCGCCGCGCGGCGATGAACTGTCCATCGACCCGCTGCGCCAGAGCACCCCGCTATGGCAGGGTCAGCGGGTGAATTTGCCGCTTACCGCCCAGCGTATCCTGGCCACCCTCTACCAGCAGCGCGGCCAGGTGGTGTCCTATGAGGACCTCTTCCTGGTGGTGAAGAGCGGCCGCAATCGCGACAATATCCGCAAGCACATCAGCACCATCCGCGAAGCCTTTCGCGAACTGGACGAGGATTTCGACCGCATCGAGAACATTCCCATGCGTGGCTTTCGCTGGTCCGACCCGCTGGCGGGCGGGCGCAAGTGA